The DNA sequence agtggctgtcCAAATCCCCCCCACCCTGATccgctgcctcctccctgcctgggtGCAAATGTGCTGTGGCAGAAAGCCCCCACCCAGCCGCCACGGAAAAAGGCAGCTCCTGGGCTGGGGTGGGACGGCAGCGAGCCCCAAACCTTGCAGGCAAGTGCATccccgcaggcagggctggcccaGCTCTTCAGAGAGCCCAGCGGTGCTGCACAATGGCTTTGGCTCTTAAGCAGAGAGGcgaggaaaagcaaaacctctCCATCCAGctgaaagcaccaggggagtgACAGGTAGGTAGAAATAATTACTCAAATTGGAATTTGGGGTAATTATGTTCTGCGTTGCTGCAATTTGCCCTGTGGGGAAGCCTTTTGACAACCCCCCGATAAAACAGATTTATCATCAGCTGAACACCAGGTCCTTTCCCTGTAATCTTCCAACTCAAACATATATTTCTCTGATCATAAATTAGCAATACTTGCACTTGCTCTCTCAAAgctgtttctctcttccccctctccagGTTTTCCACATCCTACAGAAACGGAAGATCCAGGctggttattttaaaagacGGCGATCAATCAGGCATGCCAAGCTCGGCTCTCCTCCTCATGCTCAGGGTCCATGGCGCACCAACACGCCGGCTTCTGCCATGCCAAGCTCTTCCTTAGGGGCGCATCACCCCTAAACCAACACGTGGCCACCCAATTCATGCTTGAAATAGTTTGGCTTCaggtcaattaaaaaaaaatatctaaagccaAGAATGGGGAATGAATCCCCCATGGGGGAGACCCACATGCTCAGCAGGACGCTGGTCCTTGTCgcagcagctctggaaaagCCTGGCTCGCAGCATGGGAGAGCCATACTTAGCggcatttttctccatttcatcaTTCCTCCCCCGTCAGACGGCTTGGCGTGCGCAGCCAGCGGATGGGAGACAGTGCAGGAACAGAGAGTCACCTTGGAAAGGATGCTGGAGAAACCGTTCCCTCCGCACCAACAGGCCAGGGCTGCTCGGGAGGAAGAGCCAGGTGCCCTgaggctggcagcagcatcAGGGCGGAAATGCCCCCCGTTTTGGAGAGACACCAAGCAGCTTTCACCATCCCCCCCGGGAAGAACAAGGACATTGTCACTCCTGGCTGCAACAGGGACATCAGCACACATGCCATGGGCTTGAGCATCCTCCAGACCAACCACATCTCCCTGGGCGAGGTGCTTCTAGCAGAGACTCCCCGCTCCTCAGCTCCatcacccccagcccctccccatATCAAACCAGCCCCCTCTGAGCTCTTCCCTCCGCAGGAATTGGGTTaagccggggcagggggggcccTCCCGGAGGACACGTGCCTCCTGTCGCAGAGCCTTTCCCAGGCATCAGGGCTCCTGTTGACAAGACCTAACGCAACGTTGCTAATAATAGCTGTATCTCGGTCACATCTCCCATCCTGGAGCAGCTCATGGCAAGGAGTCCCGGAGTCGCTTGCTCCAGAGcagggtggaggaggagagccgGGAAAGCCCCGGGGTGCTgcgggcacccccagcccttaGGAGACCCACaaagggctgcagggagggggctgattttctacaaattatttttatgctaaACATTCACAATCTGGGGGGAGGGAGATGTGTAGAGGGAAATaaggtgttttcttctttctcttccttctgctatgtttttctttctcctttttccagtGGTGAAGTGCAAAATTGGGAGACGAAAAGCCCAGGCAGGTTTTCCCACCCTTTCCCCGCCTCTATTTCCATTGTTGAGGTTCCCTgaaggggcctgggcagctgtcTGCACCCCGATGATAATTCATAAACAGCACTTTCATCTCCAGAGCCCTTACAGCTCCCATCTAATGAATCCCAGCACGGGgatccctaaaaaaaaaaaaaaaggaggacagATCTGGAAACTGAGCAGCAATACAGCTCTCCCTGGGTGGCCACTATTAATTACTCCATCAGTGTTAGGGATGTACGACCTCTCAGACCCTAAGCCACCGATCGGGATTTCTCCAGATGCGATGCTGTATAAACACAGGCAGGAAAATGAGTTTCTGGTCAGTCTGGGGGAGCCTGGTCCTGGACCAGCTGCCTGGGCTGGAGACAGGAGTGGGATACATCAGACCTGGGCGAGGTCCTGCCCCGATGCCGGGCGGTGGGACCTTGCCGAGGGTTTCAGCCGGACTCTGTGAGCAACTCCAGCTATAAGCTGCACAAACAGCCGCCCTAAACGATCGCACACTAAGCACAAATCGGTGCCTTGAGCCAACAGCCAGTTAAGTGCTATAAATAAAGCTGTTATCATCCGTGCCTCACTCGCTGAGCAAGCTGGGCCACAGCACTTCCTCCCCAGCAGTGTTTAAGGGTGATTTCTAGCCCGGAGGAGGCCAGGAGCTTGTCAGCATCCACAGTTCGGTGGCCTTTTTCCATCCTGCCATTGATTTTGCACTTGGCCAATAAATCCACTGGTTGACTGTCCTGGGCACGAGTTGGGGACATGGCTAGCACAGACACTGGGCAGGAGGACCTGTGTTACCCCTGTGGCCTCTTCCCAGCTTGCCAAAGAGCCTccaccctcctcctgctgctccaaTTCCCATTTCAGGTCCCTGACCTTGCCCCCCCCAACCAGCAGAGGAGCTGCAAAAGGGTAGAAAAGGATGGCTCTGTCCCCAGGTGGTGGCCAAGGGACATGGCCCAGCATGGCAGAGGGAGCTCCTGGTCATGCTGgtgggaggaaagcagagaacaaaTCTGGGTGAGGAAGGGGGAGCAGGAAGAGGGATGGGATAGTGATGGGAGAGGAGCTCATTTCCCACAGGGGGATGAGGACCTGCAGGAGGAAGCCTGAACAGAAGAGGATGGAGATGGCTCATGGACAGGCGTAGCAGCGCGATGAGTCCCTGCAAAGGTGCCAcgtgctctcccagctcctcctaAATCAACCCAAGGGAAGGAGAGTGCTCATGCCACGATCCCCAGGAGGCAGAgccagaggagggagaaggctgctgctctccagggcTCGAAGACTTTCCCGTCTCTGTTTTGGTGCCGGTTAATGATGCACGgccagggctggaggagagCGTGGAGGGGGAgggcaggatggaggaggaggaggaagggggccCATATGGAGATGCTTCTCCCAGAGAGCAGCAAGATGCTGAGCTGGCGTGAGATTGGGAGCTCACTGAGATGTTGGCTGTTAGAGCCAAGCAATCAATATGTGAAAATCCAGCCCAGGCGAGGAAGGTGACCTTGAGCAGCAGAGAGACGGAGGGAGGAGAGCTGCATGAATTACACACAGAGATGCTCTCTGGgtgagggaggagggatggaggggaatGAGAGGGCCAGGCGGGACACGAGccctctgcctggctgctgcagagcctgccGTGTGCCTGGGGAGAGGGCAGCCACGGATCCAGCCAGAGAAGATGATGGGAGGGAGGTTAGTGCCCAGAGTTAGTCTGCTCCCCCAAGTCCATCCCTGCATACCCTGTACCAAGGGAGACACAGCTCCTTGCACGTACAAAACAGTCTGAGAGCATCCGCTTGTCTCATCCATCCCCTCCGACCAGggctgctcccagtgctcctGCATCCCACATCATTTAACTGTCTCCACCAACTGGGCTGCCACCGTTCCCCATCAGAGATTACTTTGAAGccccacagctcctgctgttACTCAGCAAACGCTCCCAAGATCAGAGCGATGCTTTGCCTTCGCACGGCTCCAGCTCACGGCTTCTAACACGGGCCCTGCACTAAttcttctctccctgctgccgCCTGGCCCCGTGTGCCTGCGGCAGgtctgctcctctgctgtctgCCGGCCCCGTTAGCTGGGCTCAGGCGCTGCCCGCGGCAGGCTGGCAGAAGCAGCACGTGTATCTCAGCAGAGATGCACAGTCCCTTCCATGCATATATGCATGGGACAGGCTGTGCAATCCTATAAAGCTTTCACCAcagaaatggctttaaaaatgcagacaggTCCCTGAGGGCAGGCGGTGACCCTGCACCTCCGGAGAATCGTAAGCCGAGGCATCAGCTGGGTAGAGCTGCAGACAtcagggatggagagcagccaggactcccagctgcccagccacAGCCTAAGGGACACGGGGCAGCGAGGGTGATGGAGGGGGATCTCGGACACGCTACTAAGCCAGGCTGAGCTGGAGCAGGACTGTCCTTAGGGGTGTTCAGCAGAGCCCCTCTAACACCCGctgccacctccagccccagggaagactccagctggctccagggcAGGATTcatccagccctgctggggTGCTTGGGGAGAGCCTGGGGGCAGCCCATGCCCatggggggggacgggacgaGGCACTTCTGCAGGGTGGGAAAGGGTggcagggccagcagcagaATGGGGTTGCTGTTCCCTACACGATGCTGCACAGACAGGCACTGGTTTCTGTTTCCCCACCTTGGCAGCAGCAAGGACACGAGCCCACAGTTAATAACTGCACCAGCAGAacagcagggctgagcccccagcagccccctcccaaagacagccccagcctggcccccTCCAGGGCTTTGGGGAGGACAAGGacctgctgccccagcccacTCCCTCCTCTCCAGGGGTGCGAGGGGACCCAAGAGCCACACAAGCCAAGACAGCATCACTGAATCTCAGCTCTCCCCCAGCAAAGCCCCCCCCAGACCTTTTCTCTTAGAAAAGTTTGGTTTCTGCAAAGCCAGCAGCCCCTTCACCCCCAGAATCATCCCTCCACCTACCTTGCTCTCCTCCTACACGAAGCAAaccctcctcccctctgcagctccttttAATCCCTCCTCTGCCGACACCGAGCACCTGGGCTATTCCCCAGCTGCGTGGGCATGCCTGTGAGATGGTAAAACCACCCCAGAAGGGAGGTGGACAGCAGGGAGTGAGTTTGCAGTCCGAAGTTAAGGTCAGGCATTTCCAAACACTCTGCCTTGCCATCTAGTGGGATGAACGCGAAGGACCGGGGCTCGCAGCTGGGGAAAGTTGGCCAACTCCATCCCGCTGGAGCCCAGCCTGGCTTGTAGCAGTGCTTCATCCCATGGGAGCAGATGAGATCACCGGGAGTGAAGGAGTAAAGGATGGTGTGAGGGTGTCAGAAgggtggctggggaaggaggagagataTGGGGGTAGACAGACAGGGgatagacagatagatagatagatacagCTGTTTCGAGGATGAAATGATAATACTGGTAATAAATCCTGATGGTTTAGATCTAACCTGAAAGGAAAGGCTGGAACAGCTCCAAATTCCCATTTACCAACGGCCCTGGCTTTTGGATATTCAACATAATCCATGTCTGAGTTGGGTTCTGCATGGAAAAGAAAGGCGAGGGGGGGAGAGGtggtgcacacacacatgccccGTGCCACTGTCACGCCGTGCCCGTGCTGTGCCAACGAGGCGGGCTGGCAGGCACGAGCGCCCGGCGGCATTTGCAGCATGCCCGTAGATGAAAAGCTGGATCTTCTTGCAAGGTTTTCTCCAGCCGCCTTAGTTTGCCTCCCCGGGCCTGGAGGATGTGGGCTGAGCTCAGTGGTTTCAGTTCAGGATTTTGGATTCTCCAGGGATGTGTCATCCCTCTCACGGTATGTGTGTTTGTTACAtgtgtataaaaatatagaagatgaatacattatatttaaaatatctcacCACTGGGCAGCTCTTTTTGGGTGTTGAAAGCTGGGATGATACAAGATATTTTAACTCCCTCTGAGTGACTCTTTCCTGCTGGACCCGGGGCCGTTCGGCTCGCAGGCTCCAGCGCTGCTCCAGCCTTTCTCTGCTGCCGAAGCAGCCCCCGAgcccagggacaccctccctCTGGGCAGAGCTCATGCTGGAGACCCCGCTTGGCGCCAGGACAGGTCCCAGTGTGCacccctggctgcagcaggtcTGGGGTGAGGTGATGGAGGACTCCAGCTGCCCTATGCTGAGCTTTCCTATTGCATCCCCTCTGGGAGCACGCAGGGATAGCCCAGCTGTGGCCACAGCTCACATCTGGGGGTGCAACACACCTCCAGAGCCACAGAGACCCACCTGATGGACCTGGGGACGGCCGAGGGCACAGCCTGACCACTCAGGTCAAACCTGATGTGGCCAAAGCATCACCTCTCTGGAGCAATGCAGCGCTCGGTCCCTGGCCAGGAAACCCTGAAAGCTGATGCAGAAGTGTCTTCCCAGGGCCCCAAAAGGGAATCAAGGAAGAAGTGGGACATGGGGAAGCGTCCATCTCTGTAAACCAGCATGGTTCATaaagcagctgctgggctggggctgggcgaGGGCTTTCCGCTGCTCTCGCTGTTGAGAATAAGAcactgaatgcatttttaaagtcttcattttattaaagCTGCCCACTCCTTGCCCCATTTGCCCCAGAACTGAGTTCACCCCTACACGGAGGCTCCGCTCACACCAGGATTAAATGCATCTGCCTTAACCCCACATTTTTCAGGGTCCGAGGGGGTCTGGGGTGGGGGCACAGTGGGTCTGGGAACGCTCACCATTGTTTCCCAGTGTTGGGACCATGGGGCTCAGAAGAAGTGGCCTGTGGGCAGGCGGGGCAGGCAGAAATAGGCATTGGGGAAGAGGCTGAGGTTGATGGGGTTGCCATCAAGGCGGATGTCCTCCAGCGCCCTGCGGATCTGGCTGTGGTCTTGGCTGTCACAAAACGTGTCCTCATGCATGGTCTGGATGTTGTTGTTCTGACCAGGGAGGCAAAGGGCAAAATCAGATacaaagggatggggaggaagaggaggaggaggaggaggtggtggtggtgggctCTGCCGGACTCAGGTACAGACAAGCCTGTGTCCAGGCTCATCTCACCTGGAGGTGCAGGGAGCGCAGGCTCTCGGGCAGGGGTGCTGGGATATACTCCAGCTGGTTATCGGACAGATGGAGAAACTGCAGCTGCTTCAAGTCCTGCGGGAAGAGGGGAGAGATGGATcttcctgctcccagccctgctccagcctctgcaTCAGCCCCATCACCCCTTGGTGTGGCAGGTTTGGGCTAAAACCAGCCTGGATCCATCCACCGGGCCGGCAGCCGCAGCACCCACCTGGAAAGCTTCGGGCCGGAGGCCGGTGCTGGGGATCCTGTTGAGACGGGCATCCAGCCGGATGATGCTGCGGGGCAGCTCGGGCAGCGCCGTCAGCCTGTTCTCGGGCAGGATGAGCTcctgcaggctggggagcaggcgGAAGGCGTCCGCGTCCGCCCAGGAGATGAAATTGCTGGTCAGGTCTATTCGCTTCAGCTTctctggagggagaggagggaggagatgaACCGGGACCTATGCAGAACCGCTTATTCCCCCCGTGCCCCATTGCAGAGCCTGGCGCTTCCCGTGCCTCAACGTACTCAGCCCCGTGAAATCGCTGGCCCGGATGGCGCCGATGCGGTTGAAGCGGGCGTAGAGGTAGGTGGTCTCCGGCGGCAGCAGTGGGATGTGCTCCAGGTTGGCATCGTCGCAGTAGACGGAGGTGCCGatgcacaggcagagctggcagctgggcAGGACTGGGGGTGCAGAGGCAGCCCTTGGCATGGCATGGCTCCCCCGTCCCCCACGAAGCACCCCAGCATGCTGGGCACCTCATCAAGGGAAGGGCCGGAAACTCCCAGCCAAAAGAGCTGCTAATAA is a window from the Balearica regulorum gibbericeps isolate bBalReg1 chromosome 25, bBalReg1.pri, whole genome shotgun sequence genome containing:
- the OPTC gene encoding opticin, with protein sequence MLPGAEAVCPPRWPQSPPRRQSRAGCGQCAGPAFPPLFAFTALQPFQGTRPHPDQHCWPYQSPVPLGTAVPTAALGAVTPAGCRMRTLAWLGIASLCLGAAWAVPAKEERRKVEKPKADLALYEKLDLDNYDLALDNYGEILDLSNYEELYNYGDLAPKIEVGTLAPRPKDPAALPNVGTTAETPKLQPLTTASPVLPAPIPVQVLPSCQLCLCIGTSVYCDDANLEHIPLLPPETTYLYARFNRIGAIRASDFTGLKKLKRIDLTSNFISWADADAFRLLPSLQELILPENRLTALPELPRSIIRLDARLNRIPSTGLRPEAFQDLKQLQFLHLSDNQLEYIPAPLPESLRSLHLQNNNIQTMHEDTFCDSQDHSQIRRALEDIRLDGNPINLSLFPNAYFCLPRLPTGHFF